A region of Planococcus sp. MSAK28401 DNA encodes the following proteins:
- a CDS encoding sensor domain-containing protein, with amino-acid sequence MSEKQDFLAQTVAYNHIPFPIIIFDQEGLITWFNGHAERIFQLNTETAKGQPFSYMNPEQAAFHKQPWEMLLESSNPVRFENMEIGLGSGGQSYSTVVTKAFTSHGERFLLTIYEIDDSLSADSAARELSHLRHGLDDSFMMTYFDQEFLITYANPNFLKLSKWTPKRVLGKPVWQMFHDSEEDIEFVDSILESLKRGQVWNGEAKKATKDGETYWVDLTAIPMQLSEADAYYIFLEKDITETKHAQKHLEEIAFIDPITGLENRHRLEQAVAEHIKEGRHFSFLFLDIDRFYTLRDVSDTDTENELLIEFTKRLRMYFSDSLITRAGLHEFALITPLPNWFIEGFLPYLQQHPIYIGSTAVPLTVSGAITKYPEDQQSFVHLIKASYATIKKVKDRGGSAISTLTADDHERLNRKALIEKRLVHALDRKNLQLLYQPQVNLSTGTVESVEALVRWNDAEVGIVTPDELIPIAEENGMIHEIGSFVLETACAQLKEWKAKGINLRISINSSIREFRDKDMASMLIEQIKANNCDPQALTIEITEKFALEAEAERPIMQQMNRLNQQGVKFALDDFGTGYASFRYMLLLPISSLKIDQTIIQSITKQEKMQKMINGMIQFGKSLDFQVIAEGVETNEQLELLRIMDCNSIQGYIISHPMNAQELEKWLK; translated from the coding sequence ATGAGTGAAAAGCAGGATTTTTTGGCACAAACCGTAGCATATAACCATATTCCCTTCCCTATCATCATTTTTGATCAAGAAGGACTCATCACTTGGTTCAACGGGCACGCCGAACGCATCTTTCAACTAAATACAGAGACTGCTAAAGGCCAACCCTTTTCCTATATGAATCCAGAGCAAGCCGCTTTCCATAAACAGCCGTGGGAAATGCTGTTGGAAAGTTCGAACCCTGTTCGATTCGAAAATATGGAAATCGGCCTTGGCAGCGGCGGACAAAGCTATTCTACAGTCGTCACGAAAGCGTTCACATCGCATGGCGAGCGTTTTCTTCTGACGATCTATGAGATCGATGATAGTTTAAGCGCTGATTCGGCGGCAAGAGAATTGAGCCATCTCCGCCATGGGCTGGATGATTCATTCATGATGACTTACTTCGATCAAGAGTTTCTCATCACCTATGCGAATCCCAATTTCCTGAAACTCAGCAAATGGACCCCGAAACGCGTACTCGGCAAGCCCGTGTGGCAAATGTTCCATGACAGCGAAGAAGACATTGAATTTGTCGATTCGATTCTGGAAAGTTTGAAGAGAGGACAAGTATGGAACGGCGAAGCAAAAAAAGCGACAAAAGACGGTGAAACTTATTGGGTCGACTTAACGGCGATCCCAATGCAGTTGTCAGAGGCAGACGCGTATTATATCTTTCTTGAAAAGGACATCACGGAAACGAAACACGCCCAAAAGCATCTCGAGGAAATCGCATTTATCGACCCGATAACAGGACTTGAAAATCGCCATCGCCTTGAACAAGCTGTCGCAGAACATATAAAGGAAGGACGCCATTTCTCTTTCCTATTCCTTGATATCGACCGTTTCTATACTTTGCGCGACGTATCGGATACCGATACTGAAAATGAATTGCTTATCGAATTCACTAAGCGCTTGCGCATGTATTTCTCGGATTCATTGATCACGCGCGCCGGGCTTCATGAATTCGCGTTGATCACGCCGTTGCCGAACTGGTTTATCGAGGGTTTCCTGCCTTATTTGCAGCAGCACCCAATCTACATCGGCAGTACGGCAGTTCCCCTGACCGTCAGCGGGGCCATCACGAAATATCCGGAAGATCAGCAAAGCTTCGTCCATTTGATCAAAGCTTCCTATGCGACGATCAAGAAAGTCAAAGACCGCGGCGGCAGCGCCATTTCCACTTTGACGGCAGACGACCACGAACGCCTGAACCGGAAAGCACTCATCGAAAAACGCCTTGTCCATGCGCTGGACCGAAAAAACCTGCAATTGCTGTACCAGCCGCAAGTGAATCTCTCGACTGGCACTGTTGAAAGCGTAGAAGCGCTCGTCCGTTGGAATGATGCTGAAGTCGGCATTGTGACGCCTGATGAACTCATTCCAATCGCAGAAGAGAATGGCATGATCCATGAAATCGGCAGCTTTGTCTTGGAGACCGCCTGTGCGCAGTTGAAGGAGTGGAAAGCGAAAGGCATCAATTTGCGCATCAGCATCAACTCCTCCATCCGTGAATTCCGCGATAAGGATATGGCGAGCATGCTGATTGAGCAAATCAAGGCAAATAATTGCGATCCTCAAGCTCTGACAATCGAAATCACGGAAAAATTTGCGCTTGAAGCGGAAGCCGAACGCCCGATCATGCAGCAAATGAACCGCCTGAACCAGCAAGGCGTAAAATTTGCACTCGATGATTTTGGAACAGGCTATGCATCTTTCCGCTACATGCTGTTATTGCCGATTTCCTCGTTGAAGATCGACCAGACCATCATCCAATCGATCACGAAGCAGGAAAAAATGCAGAAAATGATTAACGGCATGATCCAGTTCGGCAAATCGCTTGATTTCCAAGTGATTGCTGAAGGGGTCGAAACGAACGAGCAGCTTGAACTGCTCCGCATAATGGATTGCAATAGTATCCAAGGTTATATCATCAGTCACCCGATGAACGCTCAGGAACTCGAGAAATGGCTAAAATAA
- a CDS encoding diacylglycerol/lipid kinase family protein produces MAGFTHSVLLYNAQAGASTLDAVMSLAVPQIAASSKTLELIKTDSPEEMESICRSAAERADALFVAGGDGTVHLAAHALSSIDNPPPLGILPSGTCNDFARTMNIPLYLDEAAKSLSQGTMQQVDTATINEGTFLNFAGIGLITDASFNIDPDLKERYGKLSYFMSAMQTMRQAESFNVSLVIDGQAYEEEAVVVLAMNGKSIGTHLFPMQSIDPADGLLDVFIIQSSSFAAIREWFSLSKPNLTAEDLEHIIHLQGKEIEIHTDAPMDIDTDGEIYMKTPASISVQPGKLNLLVPKEEDIFT; encoded by the coding sequence ATGGCCGGATTCACACATTCCGTATTATTGTATAATGCTCAGGCAGGTGCGTCCACGTTAGATGCGGTTATGAGCTTGGCTGTCCCGCAAATTGCCGCGTCTTCAAAAACACTGGAGCTGATTAAAACCGATTCCCCGGAAGAAATGGAATCAATCTGTCGTTCTGCCGCCGAACGCGCCGATGCATTATTTGTCGCAGGCGGCGACGGCACCGTCCACTTGGCTGCACACGCACTGAGCTCAATCGACAACCCGCCTCCCCTCGGCATTTTGCCGAGCGGAACGTGCAATGATTTTGCGCGCACGATGAATATTCCTTTGTACCTTGACGAGGCAGCAAAAAGCTTAAGCCAAGGTACAATGCAACAAGTCGACACTGCTACCATCAACGAAGGGACGTTCTTGAACTTCGCAGGCATCGGCTTGATCACGGATGCTTCCTTCAACATCGATCCCGACTTAAAGGAACGCTACGGCAAGCTCAGCTATTTCATGAGCGCAATGCAGACGATGCGGCAAGCAGAGTCTTTTAATGTGTCACTGGTGATTGACGGGCAAGCATATGAAGAAGAAGCTGTCGTGGTGCTAGCCATGAACGGAAAATCCATCGGCACTCATTTATTTCCGATGCAAAGCATTGACCCCGCAGATGGGCTCTTGGATGTTTTCATCATCCAAAGCTCATCATTCGCCGCCATACGCGAATGGTTTTCATTGTCAAAACCCAATCTTACTGCAGAAGACCTTGAGCACATCATCCATTTGCAGGGAAAAGAAATCGAAATCCACACAGACGCCCCGATGGATATTGATACGGACGGTGAAATCTATATGAAGACACCGGCATCGATTAGCGTCCAACCAGGAAAACTCAATTTGCTTGTGCCAAAAGAAGAAGATATTTTTACGTAA
- a CDS encoding DMT family transporter, with amino-acid sequence MQRLKGVSMILIGAMLWGATGPLMEWTLDVYPISVPFLLTIRLIVAGIVLLLFLKMKKVQVTSIFRQKIWTRPLLIFSVAGMLGVQYSFVAAIDTSNAVFATLMQFLAPVYVIVFVSMRLRKWPPVYQVLGMLGTLAGLFLLLTDGRLDSLVISGEALFWGVLVGLAFTFYTLYPARLMQEWGVLLVVGWSMLFGGIFLGLINPIFLSDEWALLADSRLILVIMAIIVVGTMAFVLFLSSMRFISPVETSILSAMEPLTAMVISLVWFGHFLSPLQIAGAFLMLVFVTWLSFAGNEKISEDRS; translated from the coding sequence ATGCAACGCTTAAAGGGAGTATCCATGATATTGATAGGAGCGATGCTTTGGGGAGCTACTGGGCCGCTTATGGAATGGACACTCGATGTATACCCGATCTCTGTGCCATTTCTTCTGACCATCCGACTTATTGTCGCCGGCATTGTATTGTTGTTGTTTTTAAAAATGAAAAAGGTACAAGTGACATCGATTTTCCGGCAAAAGATATGGACCCGCCCCTTATTGATCTTTTCAGTAGCTGGCATGCTCGGCGTCCAATACAGTTTCGTTGCAGCAATCGATACGAGCAATGCTGTCTTTGCCACATTGATGCAATTTCTTGCTCCCGTCTATGTTATCGTCTTTGTTTCCATGCGCCTGCGCAAATGGCCGCCGGTCTATCAGGTGCTCGGCATGCTCGGCACGCTCGCCGGCTTGTTTTTATTATTGACGGACGGGCGTTTGGATTCGTTGGTCATCAGCGGGGAAGCGCTGTTCTGGGGAGTGCTGGTCGGTTTGGCGTTTACGTTCTATACGCTTTATCCTGCTAGGCTGATGCAAGAGTGGGGAGTATTGCTCGTGGTCGGCTGGTCTATGTTGTTCGGTGGGATTTTTCTCGGGCTCATCAATCCGATTTTCTTGTCGGACGAATGGGCGCTGTTGGCAGATTCGAGGCTCATTTTGGTGATCATGGCGATTATTGTGGTCGGCACAATGGCGTTTGTACTGTTCCTCAGCAGTATGCGATTCATCTCGCCTGTGGAGACGAGTATTTTATCTGCGATGGAGCCATTGACGGCAATGGTCATCTCGCTCGTCTGGTTCGGCCATTTTCTATCTCCGTTGCAAATCGCGGGAGCTTTTCTCATGTTGGTCTTCGTCACTTGGCTATCTTTTGCGGGCAATGAAAAAATCAGCGAAGATCGCTCTTGA
- a CDS encoding threonine/serine exporter family protein, translating to MNWPLEAFLSFLAAGAFGIIFNIPRKTLISCGLVGMSGWLFYRSYFLMFDDPIQATFAGAFIVAIVAHILAKIFKMPMIIFSVAGIIPLVPGSRAYNAMRNIVENDYMEAVDFAVQALMISGAIAMGLVFAEVLMQLYFKYQARRTQKKMGFTQE from the coding sequence ATGAACTGGCCTTTGGAGGCGTTTCTAAGTTTTTTGGCAGCCGGCGCATTCGGCATCATTTTCAATATTCCAAGAAAGACGCTGATCAGTTGCGGACTTGTCGGGATGAGCGGCTGGCTTTTCTACCGGAGCTATTTCCTCATGTTTGATGACCCGATTCAAGCAACTTTCGCCGGCGCCTTTATTGTCGCGATTGTTGCGCACATCTTGGCGAAAATCTTCAAAATGCCGATGATCATTTTCAGTGTCGCCGGCATCATCCCGCTCGTTCCCGGAAGCCGTGCTTACAATGCGATGCGCAATATCGTGGAAAATGATTACATGGAAGCGGTCGATTTCGCTGTTCAAGCATTGATGATTTCAGGCGCCATCGCAATGGGCCTGGTGTTTGCGGAAGTGCTCATGCAATTGTATTTCAAGTATCAAGCACGACGCACTCAGAAAAAAATGGGCTTCACCCAGGAATGA
- a CDS encoding zinc-dependent alcohol dehydrogenase gives MKAVTFQGTKDMQVKEVKAPEIQKRDDIIVKITSTAICGTDLHIYQGALPTTKNTVIGHEPMGIVEEVGPDVTKVKKGDRIVLPFNISCGHCFYCSHEMESQCDNSNGNPHFDTGAYFGLTERYGDYSGGQAEYLRVPYANFMPLVIPESSELEDEQVLFLSDVLPTAWWSVENAGVKEGDTVVVLGCGPIGLMTQKFAWMKGAARVIAVDELPYRMEKAKKMNNVEIIDFSQHDNTGALIHEITQGGARVVIDCVGMDGKKSPAEAVQQKLMLQGGTLSAIDIAKDAVSKFGTIQLTGVYGLTYNQFPLGNLFERNVTMKMGQAPVIHLMPMLLEKIEKGEFDPREIISHIVPLDQASEAYQIFNDHEDECTKVILKP, from the coding sequence ATGAAGGCAGTAACATTTCAAGGAACAAAAGATATGCAAGTCAAAGAAGTAAAAGCACCCGAAATTCAAAAGCGTGACGACATTATCGTGAAAATCACATCCACCGCCATTTGTGGCACAGACTTGCACATCTATCAAGGGGCATTGCCTACAACTAAGAATACTGTCATCGGCCATGAACCGATGGGCATTGTTGAAGAGGTAGGACCGGATGTCACAAAAGTGAAAAAAGGCGACCGGATCGTCCTGCCATTCAATATCAGCTGCGGACATTGTTTCTATTGTTCTCACGAAATGGAAAGCCAATGCGATAATTCGAATGGCAACCCTCATTTCGATACAGGCGCTTATTTCGGCTTGACGGAACGCTATGGTGATTATTCTGGCGGCCAGGCTGAATATTTACGCGTCCCATATGCTAATTTCATGCCATTGGTCATTCCGGAATCATCAGAGCTCGAAGATGAGCAGGTACTGTTCCTCTCAGACGTGCTGCCGACAGCCTGGTGGAGCGTCGAGAACGCAGGTGTCAAAGAAGGCGACACGGTCGTCGTTCTCGGTTGCGGGCCGATTGGGCTTATGACCCAGAAGTTTGCCTGGATGAAAGGCGCGGCACGGGTTATTGCAGTAGATGAACTGCCGTACCGGATGGAAAAAGCGAAAAAGATGAATAACGTGGAAATCATCGATTTCAGCCAGCACGATAATACAGGGGCGTTGATCCATGAAATCACACAAGGCGGGGCACGGGTCGTCATCGATTGTGTGGGAATGGACGGCAAGAAATCGCCTGCGGAAGCTGTTCAGCAGAAACTGATGCTGCAAGGCGGAACGTTGAGCGCAATTGATATCGCGAAAGATGCCGTCAGTAAATTTGGGACTATCCAATTGACGGGCGTCTATGGATTGACCTATAATCAATTCCCACTCGGTAATTTGTTCGAACGCAACGTGACGATGAAGATGGGGCAAGCACCGGTCATCCATTTGATGCCAATGCTCCTAGAAAAAATCGAAAAAGGCGAGTTTGATCCGCGTGAGATCATCTCACACATCGTACCGCTCGATCAAGCCAGTGAAGCGTATCAGATTTTCAATGATCACGAAGACGAATGCACCAAAGTCATTTTAAAACCTTAA
- a CDS encoding threonine/serine exporter family protein — translation MAEISEVRRELALDCFLLAGKVMMESGAETYRVEDTMIRMAVSQNMMDSHCFVTPAGIMFSPSNDLPTRFVRIHGRRTDLERVARVNAVSRRLVAGQLTLQQAYEEMTEIEKNHYLFPLWLQVLAAAVASACFLILMGGGWADIPFAFLIGGIGFYIVEMVLVKTRVKFFAEFIGAVAIGTLAVLVVYSGFGNDPDTIIIGSVMPLVPGLLITNAVRDMMAGHFVSGLSMGAEAFLTAFAIGAGIAIVLSF, via the coding sequence ATGGCCGAAATATCGGAAGTCAGAAGAGAACTTGCGTTGGATTGTTTTCTGTTGGCCGGAAAAGTCATGATGGAAAGCGGCGCGGAGACATACCGGGTGGAAGATACGATGATCCGGATGGCGGTTTCGCAAAATATGATGGATTCCCATTGCTTTGTGACTCCAGCGGGCATCATGTTTTCCCCGAGCAATGATTTGCCGACGCGTTTCGTGCGCATTCACGGACGCCGCACCGACTTAGAACGGGTGGCGCGTGTCAATGCTGTATCGAGACGCCTTGTTGCAGGACAGCTGACATTACAGCAGGCGTATGAAGAAATGACGGAAATCGAAAAAAACCATTACTTGTTCCCTTTGTGGCTGCAAGTGCTCGCAGCTGCAGTTGCCAGTGCCTGCTTCCTGATTTTGATGGGCGGTGGCTGGGCGGACATTCCGTTCGCTTTTCTCATCGGGGGAATAGGATTTTATATTGTGGAAATGGTGCTCGTGAAAACAAGGGTCAAGTTTTTCGCAGAATTCATCGGAGCGGTCGCCATCGGTACTTTAGCGGTGCTCGTTGTATATAGCGGATTCGGGAACGATCCCGATACGATCATCATCGGTTCGGTCATGCCGCTCGTGCCCGGCTTGCTGATCACCAACGCCGTACGCGATATGATGGCAGGCCATTTTGTATCGGGCCTATCGATGGGTGCGGAAGCTTTTCTGACGGCATTCGCCATCGGGGCCGGCATCGCCATCGTATTGTCATTTTAA
- a CDS encoding ABC transporter ATP-binding protein — MKTVFSYTKPYSFLIGVALFLMLLELVVELLQPLVIASIIDDGIVAGDQDTIIRLGLVLMGLSLIGFMSGVVNSYFASHVSHSFSFDVRRQVYERVQSFSLAMFNKFPASGLITRLTSDIQMIQQVLYMGLRIMLRAPLIVIGSMVMAFVVNAQLAFYLIIVFPVLLVFLYVMVRKGVVYFSFVQRRLDKVNRMVQENLQAVRLIKAYLRGKYEANRFSEVAGALKTDTVKAFRIMEIILPILLFGMNVSLLAVVWFGAFEIQSGDAQIGELVAIINYAMRMTGAFSMFSFIIMAFARGKASSDRIEEILLADDGGEAVNGTTVPLREGAVRFDDVSFAYPGTSRRVLENISFELAPREKLAIMGATGSGKTSLLQLIPRFYEATEGSVSVHGRDVREWNLQELRKTIGLVPQQSMLFTGSISNNLAWGKEQAELLELTEAAEKAQIDETVQRFPKGYETRVGQKGVNLSGGQKQRLSIARALVRKPSILILDDSTSALDVKTESALWAELDKEQATTLLVTQKVRTAMRADRILLLEDGVASAYGTHEELLDMSPLYREIAQSQQAEEVDEYV, encoded by the coding sequence ATGAAAACTGTTTTCTCTTATACCAAACCCTATTCCTTCCTAATAGGTGTTGCGCTGTTCCTGATGCTCTTGGAGTTGGTTGTCGAGCTCCTGCAGCCATTGGTCATTGCCAGCATCATCGATGACGGGATCGTGGCTGGAGACCAGGACACGATCATTCGCCTGGGGCTTGTGCTTATGGGCTTGTCATTGATTGGCTTTATGTCAGGCGTTGTCAATTCGTATTTCGCTTCCCATGTATCCCATAGCTTTTCGTTTGACGTCAGGCGGCAAGTCTATGAGCGTGTCCAGTCGTTCTCGCTTGCGATGTTCAATAAGTTTCCGGCATCAGGCCTCATCACGCGGCTGACAAGCGATATCCAGATGATTCAGCAAGTGCTGTATATGGGCTTGCGCATCATGCTGCGCGCGCCGCTGATAGTCATTGGCAGCATGGTCATGGCGTTTGTCGTCAATGCGCAACTGGCGTTTTATTTGATCATTGTCTTTCCGGTTTTACTGGTGTTTTTATACGTCATGGTAAGAAAAGGCGTGGTCTATTTCAGCTTTGTGCAGCGGCGGCTTGATAAAGTCAACCGGATGGTGCAGGAAAACCTGCAAGCGGTCCGGCTGATCAAAGCATATTTGCGCGGCAAGTACGAAGCTAACCGCTTCTCGGAAGTGGCGGGTGCGCTCAAGACCGATACGGTCAAAGCATTCCGCATCATGGAAATTATTTTGCCAATTCTGCTTTTTGGCATGAACGTGTCTCTACTCGCGGTTGTCTGGTTCGGGGCTTTTGAGATCCAAAGTGGAGACGCACAAATCGGTGAATTGGTCGCCATCATCAATTACGCAATGCGCATGACCGGTGCATTTTCAATGTTCTCGTTCATTATAATGGCCTTTGCGCGTGGCAAAGCATCTTCTGACCGTATCGAAGAAATTCTTTTAGCGGATGATGGCGGTGAGGCAGTAAATGGGACGACTGTGCCGCTTAGAGAAGGGGCCGTCCGTTTTGACGACGTTTCCTTTGCGTATCCAGGCACTTCAAGAAGAGTGCTTGAAAACATCAGCTTTGAACTGGCACCGCGTGAAAAGCTAGCCATTATGGGCGCCACGGGATCCGGGAAGACCTCGCTATTGCAGCTGATTCCGAGATTCTATGAAGCGACAGAAGGAAGCGTATCCGTCCACGGCCGTGACGTTCGTGAGTGGAACCTTCAGGAATTGCGCAAGACGATCGGGCTCGTGCCACAGCAATCGATGCTTTTTACCGGCAGCATTTCCAATAACTTGGCTTGGGGCAAAGAGCAGGCGGAGCTTCTAGAACTTACAGAGGCCGCAGAAAAAGCCCAAATTGACGAAACGGTCCAGCGCTTCCCGAAAGGCTATGAAACGCGCGTCGGCCAAAAAGGCGTCAATTTATCCGGCGGCCAGAAGCAGCGCTTGTCGATCGCACGGGCATTGGTCCGCAAACCATCGATTTTGATTCTCGATGACAGTACCAGCGCGCTTGATGTGAAGACCGAATCCGCGCTGTGGGCTGAGCTCGACAAAGAACAAGCGACGACGCTGCTGGTCACGCAGAAAGTGCGGACGGCGATGCGTGCAGACCGCATCCTGCTGTTGGAGGACGGCGTTGCATCAGCTTATGGCACGCACGAGGAACTATTGGATATGTCTCCGTTGTATCGTGAAATCGCACAGTCCCAACAAGCGGAGGAGGTGGATGAATATGTTTAA
- a CDS encoding acyl-CoA dehydrogenase family protein, with protein MDFEHSEEQEMLRKTVRKFVDDEIMPHIKVWDTEGHFPGSIWQRLADLGLMGVCIPEAYGGSGMDYNSLAIVCEELERGDTTFRTAVSVHTGLNSLSLLQWGTEEQKQKFLVPQAKGEKIGAFGLTEPGAGSDVAALSTTAKRDGNDYVLNGQKTWISLCDQADHFLVFAYVDKEKSHKGISAFIVERDREGFSSKAIKGKYGIRAGNTGELFMEDVRIPVSNRLGEEGEGFKIAMASLDNGRFTVAAGACGLMMACLEASLDYCKTRTTFGKPIGEHQLVQQMLANMEAGYQMSRLLVYRAGELKNSGKRNTRETSLAKWQACNFANKAADDAVQIHGAYGYSDEYPVARYLRNSKAPVIYEGTREIHTLMQADYVLGKREDKELNRMLPAWPFE; from the coding sequence ATGGATTTTGAACATAGCGAAGAGCAAGAGATGCTGCGCAAAACCGTCCGAAAGTTTGTCGATGATGAAATAATGCCACATATAAAAGTCTGGGACACAGAGGGGCATTTCCCCGGATCGATTTGGCAGCGCTTGGCCGATCTCGGGCTTATGGGCGTGTGCATTCCGGAAGCATACGGTGGCAGCGGCATGGATTATAATTCACTGGCCATCGTCTGCGAAGAGCTGGAGCGCGGCGACACCACGTTCCGCACGGCCGTTTCTGTCCATACCGGCCTGAATTCACTATCGCTTCTGCAATGGGGCACAGAAGAGCAAAAGCAGAAATTTTTGGTGCCGCAGGCAAAAGGCGAAAAAATCGGCGCGTTCGGCCTGACAGAGCCGGGAGCCGGGTCGGACGTGGCGGCGCTTTCAACGACCGCTAAACGCGACGGAAACGACTATGTGCTGAACGGCCAGAAAACATGGATTTCACTCTGTGACCAAGCAGACCATTTCCTCGTTTTCGCCTATGTTGATAAAGAGAAATCGCATAAAGGAATCAGTGCTTTTATCGTAGAACGTGACCGTGAAGGATTTTCATCCAAGGCAATTAAAGGGAAATACGGTATACGGGCCGGAAATACCGGCGAATTGTTCATGGAAGATGTGCGTATTCCGGTAAGCAACCGGCTTGGGGAAGAAGGCGAGGGCTTTAAAATAGCGATGGCTTCACTCGACAATGGCCGTTTTACGGTCGCTGCCGGCGCATGCGGCTTGATGATGGCCTGTTTGGAAGCAAGCTTGGATTATTGCAAGACGCGCACAACCTTCGGCAAGCCGATCGGCGAGCATCAGCTGGTGCAGCAAATGCTCGCCAATATGGAAGCGGGCTACCAGATGAGCCGCTTGCTCGTTTACCGGGCGGGCGAATTGAAGAACAGTGGCAAGCGCAATACGCGCGAAACCTCTCTCGCCAAATGGCAGGCATGCAATTTTGCTAATAAAGCGGCGGACGACGCGGTGCAAATCCATGGTGCTTACGGCTATTCCGATGAGTATCCAGTCGCCCGCTATCTGCGCAATTCCAAAGCGCCGGTCATTTACGAAGGAACCCGGGAGATTCATACGCTCATGCAGGCGGATTATGTGCTCGGCAAACGGGAAGACAAAGAATTGAACCGGATGCTGCCTGCCTGGCCATTCGAGTAA
- a CDS encoding alanyl-tRNA editing protein — MKRSAHMTKKLYYEDPYLKEITVQVAESSANERGPYVVLNETCFYPEGGGQPADQGVIGTAAVLDVQNQDGEIRHYLDRQLDPGEYKATLDWQRRWDHMQQHAGQHLLSALLEDRHGYQTTSFHLGQERVSIDLHQAAIDRKTLQQVELEANRIISQHLPIRKRFVNEQQLGQLALRKPPAVTGDIRLVEIEGIDLNACGGTHPDNAAEIGLMKILGTEKAKGGMRLYFLCGERALEHFGKVSDVSDALIGKLNAPLPELVQAADALLSEKIAADKEIAELKKQLLSAEAKALTPEEGVAIRNFGDRPVKELQQLARLATEEYPSVCLLFAAHAEGSIRLVCARGNESSADMRETLKRLLQETDGKGGGTPALAQGGGHTEKPFERFQEIFNELHANG, encoded by the coding sequence GTGAAAAGGAGTGCTCATATGACGAAAAAATTATATTACGAGGATCCATATTTAAAAGAAATTACGGTTCAAGTGGCCGAATCGTCAGCTAATGAACGCGGGCCATATGTCGTTCTAAACGAGACCTGCTTTTATCCGGAAGGGGGCGGGCAGCCAGCAGACCAAGGAGTGATCGGAACGGCCGCAGTGCTTGATGTGCAAAATCAGGATGGGGAAATTCGCCATTATTTGGACCGACAGCTGGATCCAGGCGAATACAAGGCGACGCTGGATTGGCAAAGAAGGTGGGACCATATGCAGCAACATGCCGGCCAGCATCTTTTGAGCGCTTTACTGGAAGACCGTCATGGCTACCAGACCACCAGTTTCCATCTTGGTCAAGAGCGGGTGTCAATCGATTTGCATCAAGCGGCCATTGACCGCAAAACATTGCAGCAAGTGGAACTTGAAGCCAACCGGATCATTAGCCAGCATTTGCCGATCCGCAAGCGTTTTGTAAATGAACAGCAACTTGGGCAATTGGCTCTTCGGAAGCCGCCCGCTGTCACAGGCGACATCCGCTTGGTGGAAATAGAAGGCATCGATTTGAATGCATGTGGCGGCACGCATCCTGACAATGCCGCGGAAATCGGTTTGATGAAAATTCTTGGGACTGAAAAAGCGAAAGGCGGCATGCGGCTCTATTTCCTATGCGGAGAACGAGCGCTCGAACATTTTGGCAAAGTGAGCGATGTGAGCGATGCATTGATCGGGAAGCTGAATGCCCCGCTCCCTGAACTGGTGCAAGCTGCTGATGCTTTGTTGTCAGAAAAAATTGCAGCCGACAAGGAAATAGCGGAATTGAAAAAACAGCTGCTATCGGCAGAGGCAAAAGCGTTAACACCGGAAGAGGGCGTCGCGATCCGGAATTTTGGCGACCGGCCAGTCAAGGAACTGCAGCAGCTGGCGCGCCTGGCGACTGAAGAATACCCGTCTGTCTGCCTGTTGTTTGCAGCCCACGCAGAAGGCAGCATTCGGTTAGTATGTGCTCGCGGCAATGAATCTTCCGCCGATATGAGAGAGACCCTGAAACGCTTGCTTCAAGAAACAGACGGCAAGGGAGGCGGAACTCCTGCACTTGCACAAGGCGGCGGCCATACAGAAAAACCGTTCGAACGCTTCCAGGAAATTTTCAACGAACTTCATGCAAATGGCTGA